The proteins below are encoded in one region of Methanofollis aquaemaris:
- a CDS encoding hydrocarbon binding protein (contains V4R domain): protein MTESIEEINKQFKTGSVFRAEDVPISCAPSAKEFEPTLHGVMRMNGLIIKSLQEISGRGANAVTFRAGKKFGHETAKYFRKIEDVEEALRELSYILHGQYTFELWKPADKEDYVVTENGETFIFLVFHDCIVRQTLRCNGMEQGGPLCQTLYGYVVGAIEEITGRRAKLEIVHTGPNACLKKLILK, encoded by the coding sequence ATGACAGAAAGTATCGAAGAGATAAACAAACAATTCAAGACCGGTTCGGTCTTCAGAGCCGAAGATGTCCCCATCTCCTGTGCCCCTTCGGCAAAAGAGTTTGAACCGACCCTCCACGGCGTCATGAGAATGAACGGCTTGATCATCAAGTCGCTCCAGGAGATCTCGGGGAGGGGAGCGAACGCGGTCACCTTCAGGGCCGGCAAGAAGTTCGGCCACGAGACAGCGAAGTACTTCAGAAAGATCGAAGACGTCGAGGAGGCGCTGCGCGAACTCTCGTACATCCTCCACGGCCAGTACACCTTCGAACTCTGGAAACCTGCAGACAAAGAGGACTACGTGGTCACCGAGAACGGAGAGACCTTCATCTTCCTGGTCTTCCACGATTGCATCGTCCGCCAGACCCTCAGATGCAACGGCATGGAACAGGGCGGCCCCCTCTGCCAGACACTGTACGGCTATGTCGTCGGTGCGATCGAGGAGATCACCGGTCGGCGTGCGAAACTCGAGATCGTACACACCGGCCCGAACGCCTGTCTGAAGAAATTGATCCTGAAGTGA
- a CDS encoding 4Fe-4S dicluster domain-containing protein yields the protein MVCVIEISVDSSACNGCGLCVKDCPMRVFELQGGTSVPVRPENCMGCLSCHEICPAQALEHRGVYPSKRHYVDLRVCEMLNRVI from the coding sequence GTGGTGTGTGTGATAGAAATATCCGTTGACTCATCGGCATGCAATGGCTGCGGCCTCTGCGTGAAAGACTGTCCCATGCGAGTCTTTGAACTCCAGGGCGGCACCAGTGTCCCGGTCCGCCCGGAGAACTGCATGGGGTGCCTCTCGTGTCATGAGATATGTCCTGCCCAGGCGCTGGAGCATCGAGGGGTCTACCCATCGAAACGGCATTATGTCGACCTTCGCGTCTGCGAGATGCTCAACCGGGTGATCTGA
- a CDS encoding PINc/VapC family ATPase translates to MKIVPDTSVVIDGRITSMIKAGEYTGATIIIPEAVVAELEAQANQGREIGFSGLTELQELSRMANEGTIELRYVGERPNLNQVKLASGGEIDALIRNVAIEYDAKFITSDVVQSEVAKAKGIDVLYLRPQTGEATPLLIDQYFDEDTIAVYLKERVPPMAKKGTPEAMHLVQLRDNPMNEYELRTMAQEILERAKRDPDGFIEIERRGITVVQIGSIRMAIARRPFSDGMEITAVRPIRDVALEQYAMAGLIKERVRDTRRGVLIAGPPGAGKSTLAQSIATYLSDEDFIVKTMEAPRDLQVPDNITQYTALEGSMENTAEVLLLVRPDYVVFDELRKNEDFRVFADMRLAGVGMVGVIHAMQVQDALQRFFERIDSSVLSQIVNTIIFVDNGKITQVFDVDFAIKVPEGMNPDLHIRPVTTVRDSLSGEIVFEVFKYEGETVVVPFHGTPRPRPHPRPVEPQRPRPAVVERAPPQPEVERETEEPTKEAAEEKIRHELGRYTVGQVDVFMKSDSKAVAYIEDKDVPAAIGRGGKNIAAIVNKLGVGIDIRPRSELPKTNEVEAEAEELEASEGLRLRVEKRHLTLVAPEHKEAIVDVFAGKEYLFTATVNEKGEIDLAKSSSIAQELIRRYNDHEIIRLRAV, encoded by the coding sequence ATGAAAATAGTGCCTGATACCAGTGTCGTTATAGACGGACGCATCACCTCCATGATAAAGGCCGGCGAATATACAGGTGCGACAATAATCATCCCCGAAGCAGTCGTCGCAGAACTCGAGGCCCAGGCCAACCAGGGGCGCGAGATCGGGTTTTCCGGGCTTACCGAACTGCAAGAACTCTCCAGGATGGCGAACGAAGGGACAATCGAACTGCGGTACGTGGGCGAACGCCCCAACCTCAACCAGGTCAAACTCGCCAGCGGCGGCGAGATCGACGCCCTGATCAGGAATGTCGCCATCGAGTACGACGCAAAGTTCATCACCAGCGATGTGGTCCAGTCCGAAGTGGCGAAGGCCAAGGGAATCGATGTCCTCTATCTCAGACCCCAGACCGGGGAAGCGACCCCTCTTCTTATCGATCAATACTTCGACGAGGACACGATCGCGGTGTACCTTAAGGAACGGGTACCCCCGATGGCAAAGAAGGGGACGCCCGAGGCGATGCACCTGGTGCAACTGCGCGATAACCCGATGAACGAGTACGAACTCCGCACGATGGCGCAGGAGATCCTCGAACGGGCCAAGCGCGATCCCGACGGTTTCATCGAGATCGAACGCCGGGGGATCACAGTCGTCCAGATCGGCTCGATCAGGATGGCCATCGCCCGTCGGCCCTTCTCCGACGGGATGGAGATCACGGCGGTCAGGCCGATCCGGGACGTAGCCCTGGAGCAGTACGCCATGGCCGGGCTGATCAAGGAGCGGGTCAGGGACACGCGTCGCGGGGTGCTGATCGCAGGGCCGCCCGGCGCCGGAAAGAGCACCCTCGCCCAGAGCATCGCAACCTATCTCTCAGACGAGGACTTCATTGTCAAGACGATGGAGGCGCCGCGCGATCTCCAGGTGCCGGACAATATCACGCAGTACACCGCCCTCGAAGGGAGTATGGAGAACACCGCCGAGGTGCTCCTCCTGGTCAGGCCCGATTACGTGGTCTTCGACGAACTCCGCAAGAACGAGGACTTCAGGGTCTTTGCCGACATGCGGCTTGCCGGTGTCGGGATGGTCGGGGTGATCCACGCCATGCAGGTGCAGGACGCTCTGCAGCGGTTCTTCGAGCGGATCGACTCGAGTGTCCTCTCCCAGATCGTGAACACCATCATCTTCGTGGACAACGGGAAGATCACCCAGGTCTTTGATGTCGACTTTGCGATCAAGGTGCCCGAGGGTATGAACCCCGACCTGCATATCCGTCCGGTGACGACCGTGCGCGATTCCCTATCCGGCGAGATCGTCTTTGAGGTCTTCAAGTATGAGGGCGAGACGGTTGTGGTGCCGTTCCATGGCACACCCCGCCCCCGCCCCCACCCTCGCCCTGTGGAACCGCAGCGGCCCAGGCCGGCAGTTGTCGAGAGGGCACCCCCACAGCCGGAGGTCGAGAGAGAGACCGAGGAACCGACAAAGGAGGCAGCCGAGGAGAAGATCAGACACGAACTCGGACGCTACACGGTCGGACAGGTGGATGTCTTCATGAAGAGCGACTCCAAGGCGGTTGCCTATATCGAAGATAAGGATGTCCCCGCAGCAATCGGGCGCGGCGGGAAGAATATCGCTGCGATCGTCAACAAACTCGGGGTCGGGATCGATATCAGGCCCAGGTCCGAACTCCCGAAGACGAACGAGGTCGAGGCTGAGGCCGAAGAACTTGAGGCGAGCGAGGGGCTTCGTCTCCGTGTCGAAAAGAGACACCTGACGCTCGTCGCCCCCGAACACAAAGAGGCGATCGTGGACGTCTTCGCCGGGAAAGAATATCTCTTCACGGCGACGGTGAACGAGAAGGGTGAGATCGATCTTGCAAAGAGCAGCAGCATCGCGCAGGAGTTGATTCGCAGATACAACGACCATGAGATCATCAGACTGAGAGCAGTATAA
- the hisI gene encoding phosphoribosyl-AMP cyclohydrolase — protein MELNYTGGLVPVIVQDAKSREVLMLAYANDEAVQLTLETGFAHYWSRSRGKIWKKGEESGNVQRVREVRADCDADTLLYLVEQKGAACHTGHYSCFYRCINGEEIAPPLFDPSEVYPNKG, from the coding sequence ATGGAACTGAATTATACCGGCGGCCTGGTCCCGGTCATCGTCCAGGACGCGAAAAGTCGCGAGGTGCTGATGCTCGCCTACGCAAACGACGAGGCGGTGCAACTCACCCTGGAAACGGGGTTTGCTCACTACTGGTCCCGCAGCAGGGGCAAAATATGGAAGAAAGGCGAGGAGAGCGGGAATGTCCAGCGAGTCCGGGAAGTACGGGCCGACTGCGATGCGGACACTCTCCTCTACCTCGTTGAGCAGAAAGGAGCGGCCTGCCATACCGGGCATTATTCCTGTTTTTATCGCTGTATCAACGGAGAAGAGATCGCCCCCCCCCTCTTCGATCCGTCAGAAGTATATCCTAATAAGGGATAA
- a CDS encoding A24 family peptidase C-terminal domain-containing protein: MILSLLFASAAVGITLLYASVLDHRERRVPFRTWYPMLAVAFPSALFFYAGLLIGGNMGTAIYFAALSLIFSAVFYAFGSLHLFGGADAWALIFLSACIPAFPLEPLYGMPPLGFFPFTVLTNALILNLAAPALLFARNVVNRDFAPFPYMFLGYPVDGERIRDHYGFVMEEIEEGDDGTLSRRFMRIRDSLRRTVKGGERRMYTKDLREHPERYRKELSLYKQARTVWISYAVPFIIPITAGFLTALFIGDLLYMIMRMLIGA; the protein is encoded by the coding sequence ATGATCCTTTCCCTCCTCTTTGCCTCGGCCGCAGTCGGGATCACCCTGCTCTATGCATCGGTCCTCGACCACCGCGAACGGCGGGTACCCTTCAGGACCTGGTATCCCATGCTCGCCGTCGCGTTCCCCTCGGCACTCTTTTTTTATGCCGGTTTGCTCATCGGTGGGAATATGGGAACGGCCATCTACTTCGCCGCGCTCTCCCTGATCTTTTCAGCGGTCTTCTACGCCTTCGGGAGTCTCCACCTCTTCGGTGGCGCCGACGCGTGGGCCCTGATCTTTCTCTCGGCCTGTATCCCCGCGTTTCCACTCGAACCCCTCTACGGGATGCCGCCGCTTGGATTCTTCCCCTTCACCGTCCTGACCAACGCCCTCATCCTCAACCTCGCAGCGCCGGCCCTCCTCTTCGCGAGGAACGTGGTCAACCGGGACTTCGCCCCCTTCCCGTACATGTTTCTCGGCTACCCGGTAGACGGGGAGCGGATCAGGGATCATTACGGGTTCGTAATGGAAGAGATCGAAGAGGGCGACGACGGCACGCTCTCCCGTCGGTTCATGCGGATCAGAGACTCGCTGCGCCGGACCGTGAAGGGGGGCGAGCGCAGGATGTACACAAAGGATCTGCGCGAACATCCTGAGCGCTACAGAAAAGAACTCTCTCTTTACAAACAGGCCCGGACAGTCTGGATCAGTTACGCCGTCCCCTTCATCATCCCGATCACTGCAGGTTTCCTCACCGCGCTGTTTATTGGCGATCTGCTCTATATGATCATGAGGATGCTTATAGGGGCCTGA